From the genome of Maniola jurtina chromosome 10, ilManJurt1.1, whole genome shotgun sequence, one region includes:
- the LOC123868894 gene encoding cadherin-87A isoform X3, giving the protein MASGWLPAVVCVSIIFCFQHGSANKLPVFTQDTDKLTLSESTLVGTIVYTLQGTDPDGLPLRYGLVGTDKFSVNPMTGEVTLVQPLDREKEDTIKFLVSIENVHEDESKNLVQTQPFTVIVLDENDNPPIFKNSPYEVDVPEDEEIGKTVLSNIEVEDRDSVGDSLEVGCVPNDQWPEACEIFEVVSLQSTANQYSGALVLRRQLDYNEKQFYQFQIYATDGTLNSTAHVEVKVVDVQNTPPVFSGSLSGSLSEDAPVGTVALIIKARDADRAQPRDVKLELITNPLDFFWLDSNSGELKTAKPLDREALADPSSPLNLTVRASEIVNGVPVISNLTSTLATVTITIKDVNDEPPRFNRREYSVELPESLPFGTPLPNLDMVVTDTDVGLNSVFSLRLSDEMGAFIVEPSTATGSATVTLRLNSSLDYEDPNQRKFILEVIAEELHTSPRLSSKASVTVSLTDVNDNAPQFADEPYSTSVAEAAPAGTRVAAIRATDRDTGRFGTEGIVYQLSGNGADLFNVDNRSGVITVAPCPTPGQAPCLDYETRKDYFLQYKATDDDGAGQMTVVSLQISLTDSNDNPPIFVTPVYRASIDEDAVKFEPELLVQARDVDTTSDIRYSIAYPPDSPFWIEPITGRISVRGGAILNSTEENRIVLTIVATDGVHNATCKVEITIRDVNNHEPAFDTDKYDASIAEDAAIGTEVAAVRATDLDSGINAEIKYGIQKGALEAFVIDNVTGVVTVASKLDYDRKNTYWIRIVATDMGIPSLTGTTELTVHIINVNDKKPNFTPSIQRAEVSADAEVGTILHNLIAVDPDITDDGQLVYELARDRVIRAVDKNGKEVSEEGIFGSWFSVSPNGSVSVSQHLDRNRAAVITLPVAVTDASAPTLQRTDGELIINIVDVNRHAPVFGQPAYVEKILEEQPIGTVLNTYTATDKETPIAAIVIYPPSPYFQIDNVTGVVKTIQRIDYEKVHSINFTLVAYDSGVPQLSTSAGVLVEVVNVNDEEPRFLAAEYTAVLVEHSEPGTVVLNVTAEDDDEGEFGKVTYSLSGEQSSQFNIDPTTGIITVAEGSIIDREITSDLWFRVVATDNASDHLKKSANVPVHIKIQDINDNPPVFTQKVYKSTIAENLQLNPPAAILQVLAEDNDEGINGKVIYSILEQTKAGVFSVDPNSGIIYPAKPVTGDTTYHLTVSARDEAGKGHHDTARVDITVLSVNKHSPVFVQPPPDQRTVEIPANAAVPDYLITTIQATDEDSGENGRVSYRLDDQNVAQFSLDPSTGELRTKTFLDYEQQAEYQLAIVAADNGTPAQFETLRLLTVVLVDDKDNAPRFLQRHHQFAVRENLPPGIIVGNFKAIDKDSGENGKVYYHILEGNQEGAFTLDRTQGIIRANMTFDREKQDEYSMTIYASNNPLLEHAAAILNSIDNSTDSQDISVTTVKIKILDENDNEPKFQQKIYYAGIKHTARVNEPIISIVAEDPDLDVNGTLIYMVAASNLYKFGDSKSSGSVVPSPFNITQDGILTTANYMSEYNQDRFVLDVIAQEVAAPYRQAKAQVYLWIIDRSSLIRMVVSRSCSAPVEGVQLRLADAGQALLIAGRKLPLVQADRRYDDWCEIHLHAVDPTTYQVLPVDRVLETIDSKYDQLKDAYQEYGVETLIAASATSKAPDSFDPALAALIALLIVLFTGIVTFVVVCACLKHWVIPPPSLQSSKGDSLARRRILEELSTTENPLWLETKLRPYEEQELTMNVFGDQNEQNAEQPPVMPDNTYATIQGSRTTERFGDYATLAGDSPTPLEAALGFQGSTFKPPSPDTPEPPPRPAGMGPLS; this is encoded by the exons GTTCTGCCAACAAGTTGCCAGTATTCACTCAGGACACGGATAAACTGACGCTGTCGGAGAGCACGCTGGTTGGCACCATCGTGTACACACTACAGGGGACAGATCCTGACGGATTGCCA TTGCGGTACGGATTGGTCGGAACGGACAAGTTTTCAGTCAATCCGATGACCGGGGAAGTTACCCTAGTCCAGCCATTAGATAGAGAG aAAGAAGACACCATAAAATTTCTAGTCTCAATAGAAAACGTCCACGAAGACGAATCTAAGAACTTGGTACAAACAcaacctttcacggtcatcgTTTTAGATGAAAATGACAACCCACCTATTTTTAAGAAT AGCCCTTACGAAGTAGACGTGCCAGAAGATGAGGAGATCGGGAAAACTGTTTTGAGCAACATCGAAGTAGAGGATAGAGATTCCGTCGGAGACAGCTTGGAAGTTGGCTGCGTACCAAACGATCAg tgGCCAGAAGCGTGCGAGATTTTTGAAGTCGTGAGCCTACAATCTACTGCCAACCAGTACAGCGGCGCGCTGGTGCTTAGAAGACAACTTGATTACAACGAAAAACAATTCTACCAATTTCAAATCTATGCCACG GATGGCACGCTAAACTCTACAGCCCACGTGGAAGTAAAAGTAGTGGACGTCCAGAACACACCGCCAGTGTTCAGTGGCTCACTGAGTGGCTCTCTGTCCGAAGACGCGCCAGTTGGAACAGTTGCTCTCATCATAAAGGCTCGTGACGCCGATCGCGCCCAACCCAGAGATGTCAAACTGGAGCTTATTACTA ATCCCCTAGACTTCTTCTGGTTAGACAGTAATTCTGGTGAATTGAAAACAGCAAAGCCCTTGGACAGAGAAGCTTTAGCTGATCCATCTTCACCTCTTAACCTCACTGTTAgg gCCAGCGAAATAGTAAACGGCGTGCCAGTCATCTCCAACCTAACCTCCACACTAGCCACCGTCACCATCACAATCAAGGATGTGAACGATGAACCGCCTCGCTTCAACCGGCGCGAGTACAGTGTGGAGTTACCAGAAAGCCTGCCCTTTGGTACGCCGCTACCCAACCTGGATATGGTCGTTACTGATACTGATGTG GGTCTAAATTCTGTATTCTCTCTTCGTCTATCGGATGAGATGGGTGCATTCATTGTGGAACCATCTACAGCAACTGGCAGCGCCACTGTTACTTTGCGGCTCAATTCAAGCTTGGACTACGAAGATCCGAATCAAAGGAAATTTATCTTAGAG GTAATAGCAGAAGAACTACACACATCCCCGCGGCTATCCTCAAAAGCAAGTGTGACAGTATCATTGACAGATGTCAACGACAATGCGCCTCAGTTTGCTGATGAGCCATATTCCACCTCAGTGGCTGAAGCGGCACCTGCAGGGACCAGAGTGGCGGCCATCAGAGCTACTGACAGAGACACTGGAAG attCGGTACCGAAGGCATAGTTTACCAGCTATCAGGCAACGGAGCAGATCTCTTCAATGTGGACAACCGGAGTGGAGTTATCACAGTAGCGCCCTGTCCTACACCTGGGCAAGCACCTTGTTTAGATTATGAAACTAGAAAGGATTACTTTTTGCAATATAAG GCCACAGACGATGACGGAGCAGGACAAATGACAGTGGTCTCCCTCCAGATATCTCTAACCGACTCCAATGATAATCCACCAATTTTCGTCACGCCGGTCTACAGAGCTTCTATTGATGAAGATGCTGTTAAGTTTGAACCGGAGTTATTG GTTCAAGCCCGCGATGTAGATACAACATCAGATATTCGTTATTCAATCGCCTACCCTCCAGATTCCCCATTTTGGATCGAACCCATAACCGGCAGAATTTCCGTTAGAGGTGGTGCTATTTTAAATTCTACCGAGGAAAATCGCATCGTGCTAACCATAGTG GCTACTGACGGCGTACATAATGCAACCTGCAAAGTTGAGATAAcgatccgagacgtaaataatcACGAACCAGCTTTCGATACCGATAAATACGATGCTAGTATTGCAGAGGATGCAGCTATTG GCACGGAGGTAGCAGCAGTGAGAGCCACTGATCTAGATAGTGGTATCAATGCTGAGATCAAGTATGGCATACAGAAAGGGGCTTTAGAAGCTTTCGTCATAGACAATGTAACTGGAGTAGTTACTGTGGCCTCTAAGCTTGACTACGATAGAAAGAATACGTACTGGATACGGATCGTTGCTACTGATATGG GTATCCCAAGTCTGACCGGTACAACTGAGCTAACCGTCCACATAATCAATGTCAACGATAAGAAACCTAACTTCACTCCAAGCATTCAAAGGGCTGAAGTTTCCGCGGACGCTGAAGTCGGGACCATACTGCACAATCTCATAGCTGTGGACCCGGATATTACGGACGATGGACAGTTAGTGTACGAATTGGCTAGGGATAGAGTCATACGGGCTGTTGACAAAAATGGAAAAGAG GTATCAGAAGAAGGTATATTCGGGTCGTGGTTTAGCGTATCACCAAACGGCAGCGTATCAGTATCACAGCATTTGGACAGGAACCGAGCAGCTGTCATCACGCTACCAGTGGCTGTTACTGACGCTTCAGCGCCTACCTTACAGAGGACTGATG GGGAACTAATAATAAACATCGTGGATGTGAATCGGCACGCGCCAGTGTTCGGCCAACCGGCATACGTGGAGAAGATTCTAGAAGAACAGCCGATCGGCACCGTCCTCAATACATACACGGCGACAGACAAGGAAACTCCCATAGCGGCTATTGTCATCTATCCGCCCAGTCCATACTTCCAAATCGACAATGTCACAG GCGTAGTCAAAACAATCCAGCGGATAGACTACGAGAAAGTCCACTCGATAAACTTCACTCTGGTAGCATACGACTCGGGAGTGCCGCAGCTATCGACATCGGCGGGAGTGTTGGTGGAGGTGGTGAATGTGAATGATGAGGAGCCGAGGTTCCTCGCTGCGGAGTACACTGCAGTACTGGTGGAGCATTCTGAACCAGGAACTGTGGTGCTTAATGTTACAGCagaagatgatgatgaag GGGAATTTGGCAAAGTGACCTACAGTCTATCGGGCGAGCAATCATCACAGTTCAACATAGACCCAACCACAGGCATTATAACAGTGGCAGAAGGTTCCATCATAGACCGTGAAATAACCTCAGACCTGTGGTTCCGTGTGGTAGCCACTGATAATGCTTCTGATCATTTGAAAAAGTCTGCTAATGTGCct GTCCACATAAAAATCCAAGACATCAACGACAATCCACCAGTCTTCACCCAGAAGGTATACAAGAGCACGATAGCTGAAAATCTACAGCTAAACCCTCCCGCCGCCATATTGCAAGTCCTGGCTGAGGATAATGATGAGGGGATCAACGGGAAGGTTATATACAGCATATTGGAACAGACTAAGGCCG GAGTATTTTCAGTGGACCCAAACAGCGGTATCATATATCCAGCCAAACCAGTTACCGGTGATACCACCTACCATCTAACGGTATCAGCTAGAGATGAAGCTGGAAAGGGACATCACGACACGGCCCGGGTTGATATAACTGTTCTGAGCGTGAACAAACATAGTCCCGTGTTCGTTCAGCCACCTCCTGACCAGAGAACAGTGGAGATACCAGCG AATGCAGCAGTACCTGACTACTTGATAACGACTATCCAAGCAACAGATGAAGACTCAGGTGAAAACGGACGGGTTTCCTATCGCTTGGATGACCAGAATGTAGCACAGTTCAGTCTGGATCCCAGTACTGGAGAACTCAGGACTAAAACCTTCTTGGATTATGAGCAACAGGCTGAATATCAG CTTGCAATAGTAGCGGCAGACAACGGTACTCCAGCACAATTTGAGACACTACGCTTGTTGACCGTTGTACTAGTTGATGATAAGGATAATGCGCCAAGATTCCTTCAGAGGCATCACCAATTTGCTGTGCGGGAGAATTTACCACCAGGAATTATTGTtg GCAATTTTAAAGCAATAGACAAAGACTCTGGTGAAAATGGCAAGGTGTACTATCACATCCTCGAAGGAAACCAAGAAGGGGCATTCACTCTTGACAGGACTCAAGGCATTATTAGAGCTAATATGACTTTCGACAG ggAAAAGCAAGACGAGTATTCAATGACGATTTACGCAAGCAACAATCCTCTGCTTGAACACGCGGCGGCCATCTTGAATTCCATAGACAACAGCACAGATAGCCAGGACATCAGCGTCACCACAGTTAAAATAAAGATACTTGACGAGAACGACAATGAACCGAAGTTTCAACAGAAAATATACTACGCAG GCATAAAGCACACAGCCCGTGTCAACGAACCTATCATATCGATCGTAGCCGAAGATCCAGATCTAGATGTGAACGGGACCTTAATCTATATGGTAGCAGCTTCCAATCTGTACAAATTCGGTGACTCCAAGTCCAGTGGCAGTGTTGTGCCTTCGCCCTTTAATATCACTCAAGATG GCATCCTCACCACAGCGAATTACATGTCAGAGTACAATCAAGACAGATTCGTCCTCGACGTCATCGCTCAAGAGGTAGCTGCGCCGTACAGACAAGCTAAAGCGCAGGTTTAT CTCTGGATCATAGACCGCTCATCCCTTATCCGCATGGTGGTGTCTAGAAGTTGTTCCGCGCCGGTGGAGGGCGTGCAGCTGCGGCTGGCGGACGCGGGACAGGCGCTGCTCATTGCGGGCAGGAAACTGCCGCTGGTGCAGGCTGATAGGCGGTATGATGACTG GTGCGAGATCCATCTACACGCGGTAGACCCAACGACATACCAAGTGTTGCCAGTCGATAGAGTGTTGGAGACGATAGATTCCAAATATGACCAGCTCAAGGATGCGTACCAGGAGTATGGAGTGGAAACCCTCATTGCTGCTAGTGCTACTTCTAAAG CGCCGGACAGTTTTGATCCAGCACTTGCAGCGTTAATAGCACTCCTTATCGTTCTATTCACGGGCATTGTCACTTTTGTGGTGGTGTGTGCTTGCCTCAAACATTG GGTGATACCGCCACCGTCCCTGCAGTCCAGCAAGGGAGACAGTCTGGCTCGGAGACGAATCCTCGAGGAGCTCAGTACCACAGAAAACCCTCTGTGGCTGGAGACCAAGCTCCGGCCGTATGAGGAACAGGAGCTTACTATGAACGTGTTCGGGGATCAGAATGAGCAGAACGCGGAACAGCCTCCTGTGatg CCGGACAACACATACGCCACAATCCAGGGCAGCCGCACAACGGAGCGGTTTGGGGACTACGCTACGCTGGCCGGGGACTCGCCCACGCCCCTTGAAGCAGCCCTAGGATTCCAG GGTAGTACATTCAAGCCGCCATCCCCAGATACACCAGAGCCGCCGCCCAGACCGGCCGGCATGGGACCCTTATCATG A
- the LOC123868894 gene encoding cadherin-87A isoform X4: MASGWLPAVVCVSIIFCFQHGSANKLPVFTQDTDKLTLSESTLVGTIVYTLQGTDPDGLPLRYGLVGTDKFSVNPMTGEVTLVQPLDREKEDTIKFLVSIENVHEDESKNLVQTQPFTVIVLDENDNPPIFKNSPYEVDVPEDEEIGKTVLSNIEVEDRDSVGDSLEVGCVPNDQWPEACEIFEVVSLQSTANQYSGALVLRRQLDYNEKQFYQFQIYATDGTLNSTAHVEVKVVDVQNTPPVFSGSLSGSLSEDAPVGTVALIIKARDADRAQPRDVKLELITNPLDFFWLDSNSGELKTAKPLDREALADPSSPLNLTVRASEIVNGVPVISNLTSTLATVTITIKDVNDEPPRFNRREYSVELPESLPFGTPLPNLDMVVTDTDVGLNSVFSLRLSDEMGAFIVEPSTATGSATVTLRLNSSLDYEDPNQRKFILEVIAEELHTSPRLSSKASVTVSLTDVNDNAPQFADEPYSTSVAEAAPAGTRVAAIRATDRDTGRFGTEGIVYQLSGNGADLFNVDNRSGVITVAPCPTPGQAPCLDYETRKDYFLQYKATDDDGAGQMTVVSLQISLTDSNDNPPIFVTPVYRASIDEDAVKFEPELLVQARDVDTTSDIRYSIAYPPDSPFWIEPITGRISVRGGAILNSTEENRIVLTIVATDGVHNATCKVEITIRDVNNHEPAFDTDKYDASIAEDAAIGTEVAAVRATDLDSGINAEIKYGIQKGALEAFVIDNVTGVVTVASKLDYDRKNTYWIRIVATDMGIPSLTGTTELTVHIINVNDKKPNFTPSIQRAEVSADAEVGTILHNLIAVDPDITDDGQLVYELARDRVIRAVDKNGKEVSEEGIFGSWFSVSPNGSVSVSQHLDRNRAAVITLPVAVTDASAPTLQRTDGELIINIVDVNRHAPVFGQPAYVEKILEEQPIGTVLNTYTATDKETPIAAIVIYPPSPYFQIDNVTGVVKTIQRIDYEKVHSINFTLVAYDSGVPQLSTSAGVLVEVVNVNDEEPRFLAAEYTAVLVEHSEPGTVVLNVTAEDDDEGEFGKVTYSLSGEQSSQFNIDPTTGIITVAEGSIIDREITSDLWFRVVATDNASDHLKKSANVPVHIKIQDINDNPPVFTQKVYKSTIAENLQLNPPAAILQVLAEDNDEGINGKVIYSILEQTKAGVFSVDPNSGIIYPAKPVTGDTTYHLTVSARDEAGKGHHDTARVDITVLSVNKHSPVFVQPPPDQRTVEIPANAAVPDYLITTIQATDEDSGENGRVSYRLDDQNVAQFSLDPSTGELRTKTFLDYEQQAEYQLAIVAADNGTPAQFETLRLLTVVLVDDKDNAPRFLQRHHQFAVRENLPPGIIVGNFKAIDKDSGENGKVYYHILEGNQEGAFTLDRTQGIIRANMTFDREKQDEYSMTIYASNNPLLEHAAAILNSIDNSTDSQDISVTTVKIKILDENDNEPKFQQKIYYAGIKHTARVNEPIISIVAEDPDLDVNGTLIYMVAASNLYKFGDSKSSGSVVPSPFNITQDGILTTANYMSEYNQDRFVLDVIAQEVAAPYRQAKAQVYLWIIDRSSLIRMVVSRSCSAPVEGVQLRLADAGQALLIAGRKLPLVQADRRYDDWCEIHLHAVDPTTYQVLPVDRVLETIDSKYDQLKDAYQEYGVETLIAASATSKAPDSFDPALAALIALLIVLFTGIVTFVVVCACLKHWVIPPPSLQSSKGDSLARRRILEELSTTENPLWLETKLRPYEEQELTMNVFGDQNEQNAEQPPVMPDNTYATIQGSRTTERFGDYATLAGDSPTPLEAALGFQGSTFKPPSPDTPEPPPRPAGMGPLSW; the protein is encoded by the exons GTTCTGCCAACAAGTTGCCAGTATTCACTCAGGACACGGATAAACTGACGCTGTCGGAGAGCACGCTGGTTGGCACCATCGTGTACACACTACAGGGGACAGATCCTGACGGATTGCCA TTGCGGTACGGATTGGTCGGAACGGACAAGTTTTCAGTCAATCCGATGACCGGGGAAGTTACCCTAGTCCAGCCATTAGATAGAGAG aAAGAAGACACCATAAAATTTCTAGTCTCAATAGAAAACGTCCACGAAGACGAATCTAAGAACTTGGTACAAACAcaacctttcacggtcatcgTTTTAGATGAAAATGACAACCCACCTATTTTTAAGAAT AGCCCTTACGAAGTAGACGTGCCAGAAGATGAGGAGATCGGGAAAACTGTTTTGAGCAACATCGAAGTAGAGGATAGAGATTCCGTCGGAGACAGCTTGGAAGTTGGCTGCGTACCAAACGATCAg tgGCCAGAAGCGTGCGAGATTTTTGAAGTCGTGAGCCTACAATCTACTGCCAACCAGTACAGCGGCGCGCTGGTGCTTAGAAGACAACTTGATTACAACGAAAAACAATTCTACCAATTTCAAATCTATGCCACG GATGGCACGCTAAACTCTACAGCCCACGTGGAAGTAAAAGTAGTGGACGTCCAGAACACACCGCCAGTGTTCAGTGGCTCACTGAGTGGCTCTCTGTCCGAAGACGCGCCAGTTGGAACAGTTGCTCTCATCATAAAGGCTCGTGACGCCGATCGCGCCCAACCCAGAGATGTCAAACTGGAGCTTATTACTA ATCCCCTAGACTTCTTCTGGTTAGACAGTAATTCTGGTGAATTGAAAACAGCAAAGCCCTTGGACAGAGAAGCTTTAGCTGATCCATCTTCACCTCTTAACCTCACTGTTAgg gCCAGCGAAATAGTAAACGGCGTGCCAGTCATCTCCAACCTAACCTCCACACTAGCCACCGTCACCATCACAATCAAGGATGTGAACGATGAACCGCCTCGCTTCAACCGGCGCGAGTACAGTGTGGAGTTACCAGAAAGCCTGCCCTTTGGTACGCCGCTACCCAACCTGGATATGGTCGTTACTGATACTGATGTG GGTCTAAATTCTGTATTCTCTCTTCGTCTATCGGATGAGATGGGTGCATTCATTGTGGAACCATCTACAGCAACTGGCAGCGCCACTGTTACTTTGCGGCTCAATTCAAGCTTGGACTACGAAGATCCGAATCAAAGGAAATTTATCTTAGAG GTAATAGCAGAAGAACTACACACATCCCCGCGGCTATCCTCAAAAGCAAGTGTGACAGTATCATTGACAGATGTCAACGACAATGCGCCTCAGTTTGCTGATGAGCCATATTCCACCTCAGTGGCTGAAGCGGCACCTGCAGGGACCAGAGTGGCGGCCATCAGAGCTACTGACAGAGACACTGGAAG attCGGTACCGAAGGCATAGTTTACCAGCTATCAGGCAACGGAGCAGATCTCTTCAATGTGGACAACCGGAGTGGAGTTATCACAGTAGCGCCCTGTCCTACACCTGGGCAAGCACCTTGTTTAGATTATGAAACTAGAAAGGATTACTTTTTGCAATATAAG GCCACAGACGATGACGGAGCAGGACAAATGACAGTGGTCTCCCTCCAGATATCTCTAACCGACTCCAATGATAATCCACCAATTTTCGTCACGCCGGTCTACAGAGCTTCTATTGATGAAGATGCTGTTAAGTTTGAACCGGAGTTATTG GTTCAAGCCCGCGATGTAGATACAACATCAGATATTCGTTATTCAATCGCCTACCCTCCAGATTCCCCATTTTGGATCGAACCCATAACCGGCAGAATTTCCGTTAGAGGTGGTGCTATTTTAAATTCTACCGAGGAAAATCGCATCGTGCTAACCATAGTG GCTACTGACGGCGTACATAATGCAACCTGCAAAGTTGAGATAAcgatccgagacgtaaataatcACGAACCAGCTTTCGATACCGATAAATACGATGCTAGTATTGCAGAGGATGCAGCTATTG GCACGGAGGTAGCAGCAGTGAGAGCCACTGATCTAGATAGTGGTATCAATGCTGAGATCAAGTATGGCATACAGAAAGGGGCTTTAGAAGCTTTCGTCATAGACAATGTAACTGGAGTAGTTACTGTGGCCTCTAAGCTTGACTACGATAGAAAGAATACGTACTGGATACGGATCGTTGCTACTGATATGG GTATCCCAAGTCTGACCGGTACAACTGAGCTAACCGTCCACATAATCAATGTCAACGATAAGAAACCTAACTTCACTCCAAGCATTCAAAGGGCTGAAGTTTCCGCGGACGCTGAAGTCGGGACCATACTGCACAATCTCATAGCTGTGGACCCGGATATTACGGACGATGGACAGTTAGTGTACGAATTGGCTAGGGATAGAGTCATACGGGCTGTTGACAAAAATGGAAAAGAG GTATCAGAAGAAGGTATATTCGGGTCGTGGTTTAGCGTATCACCAAACGGCAGCGTATCAGTATCACAGCATTTGGACAGGAACCGAGCAGCTGTCATCACGCTACCAGTGGCTGTTACTGACGCTTCAGCGCCTACCTTACAGAGGACTGATG GGGAACTAATAATAAACATCGTGGATGTGAATCGGCACGCGCCAGTGTTCGGCCAACCGGCATACGTGGAGAAGATTCTAGAAGAACAGCCGATCGGCACCGTCCTCAATACATACACGGCGACAGACAAGGAAACTCCCATAGCGGCTATTGTCATCTATCCGCCCAGTCCATACTTCCAAATCGACAATGTCACAG GCGTAGTCAAAACAATCCAGCGGATAGACTACGAGAAAGTCCACTCGATAAACTTCACTCTGGTAGCATACGACTCGGGAGTGCCGCAGCTATCGACATCGGCGGGAGTGTTGGTGGAGGTGGTGAATGTGAATGATGAGGAGCCGAGGTTCCTCGCTGCGGAGTACACTGCAGTACTGGTGGAGCATTCTGAACCAGGAACTGTGGTGCTTAATGTTACAGCagaagatgatgatgaag GGGAATTTGGCAAAGTGACCTACAGTCTATCGGGCGAGCAATCATCACAGTTCAACATAGACCCAACCACAGGCATTATAACAGTGGCAGAAGGTTCCATCATAGACCGTGAAATAACCTCAGACCTGTGGTTCCGTGTGGTAGCCACTGATAATGCTTCTGATCATTTGAAAAAGTCTGCTAATGTGCct GTCCACATAAAAATCCAAGACATCAACGACAATCCACCAGTCTTCACCCAGAAGGTATACAAGAGCACGATAGCTGAAAATCTACAGCTAAACCCTCCCGCCGCCATATTGCAAGTCCTGGCTGAGGATAATGATGAGGGGATCAACGGGAAGGTTATATACAGCATATTGGAACAGACTAAGGCCG GAGTATTTTCAGTGGACCCAAACAGCGGTATCATATATCCAGCCAAACCAGTTACCGGTGATACCACCTACCATCTAACGGTATCAGCTAGAGATGAAGCTGGAAAGGGACATCACGACACGGCCCGGGTTGATATAACTGTTCTGAGCGTGAACAAACATAGTCCCGTGTTCGTTCAGCCACCTCCTGACCAGAGAACAGTGGAGATACCAGCG AATGCAGCAGTACCTGACTACTTGATAACGACTATCCAAGCAACAGATGAAGACTCAGGTGAAAACGGACGGGTTTCCTATCGCTTGGATGACCAGAATGTAGCACAGTTCAGTCTGGATCCCAGTACTGGAGAACTCAGGACTAAAACCTTCTTGGATTATGAGCAACAGGCTGAATATCAG CTTGCAATAGTAGCGGCAGACAACGGTACTCCAGCACAATTTGAGACACTACGCTTGTTGACCGTTGTACTAGTTGATGATAAGGATAATGCGCCAAGATTCCTTCAGAGGCATCACCAATTTGCTGTGCGGGAGAATTTACCACCAGGAATTATTGTtg GCAATTTTAAAGCAATAGACAAAGACTCTGGTGAAAATGGCAAGGTGTACTATCACATCCTCGAAGGAAACCAAGAAGGGGCATTCACTCTTGACAGGACTCAAGGCATTATTAGAGCTAATATGACTTTCGACAG ggAAAAGCAAGACGAGTATTCAATGACGATTTACGCAAGCAACAATCCTCTGCTTGAACACGCGGCGGCCATCTTGAATTCCATAGACAACAGCACAGATAGCCAGGACATCAGCGTCACCACAGTTAAAATAAAGATACTTGACGAGAACGACAATGAACCGAAGTTTCAACAGAAAATATACTACGCAG GCATAAAGCACACAGCCCGTGTCAACGAACCTATCATATCGATCGTAGCCGAAGATCCAGATCTAGATGTGAACGGGACCTTAATCTATATGGTAGCAGCTTCCAATCTGTACAAATTCGGTGACTCCAAGTCCAGTGGCAGTGTTGTGCCTTCGCCCTTTAATATCACTCAAGATG GCATCCTCACCACAGCGAATTACATGTCAGAGTACAATCAAGACAGATTCGTCCTCGACGTCATCGCTCAAGAGGTAGCTGCGCCGTACAGACAAGCTAAAGCGCAGGTTTAT CTCTGGATCATAGACCGCTCATCCCTTATCCGCATGGTGGTGTCTAGAAGTTGTTCCGCGCCGGTGGAGGGCGTGCAGCTGCGGCTGGCGGACGCGGGACAGGCGCTGCTCATTGCGGGCAGGAAACTGCCGCTGGTGCAGGCTGATAGGCGGTATGATGACTG GTGCGAGATCCATCTACACGCGGTAGACCCAACGACATACCAAGTGTTGCCAGTCGATAGAGTGTTGGAGACGATAGATTCCAAATATGACCAGCTCAAGGATGCGTACCAGGAGTATGGAGTGGAAACCCTCATTGCTGCTAGTGCTACTTCTAAAG CGCCGGACAGTTTTGATCCAGCACTTGCAGCGTTAATAGCACTCCTTATCGTTCTATTCACGGGCATTGTCACTTTTGTGGTGGTGTGTGCTTGCCTCAAACATTG GGTGATACCGCCACCGTCCCTGCAGTCCAGCAAGGGAGACAGTCTGGCTCGGAGACGAATCCTCGAGGAGCTCAGTACCACAGAAAACCCTCTGTGGCTGGAGACCAAGCTCCGGCCGTATGAGGAACAGGAGCTTACTATGAACGTGTTCGGGGATCAGAATGAGCAGAACGCGGAACAGCCTCCTGTGatg CCGGACAACACATACGCCACAATCCAGGGCAGCCGCACAACGGAGCGGTTTGGGGACTACGCTACGCTGGCCGGGGACTCGCCCACGCCCCTTGAAGCAGCCCTAGGATTCCAG GGTAGTACATTCAAGCCGCCATCCCCAGATACACCAGAGCCGCCGCCCAGACCGGCCGGCATGGGACCCTTATCATGGTGA